The genomic DNA TTTTCTTTTTATCTACTACTCGTATTTCATATTCACCCTCGATATTAAGGAATAAAAATTTTTTAGGTTTTTTCAGTACCATAATTTCAAAAGTTTCATTTTCCTTTAAATGAAGGATGTTTTTAGCCATTTGTTCTACTTCTTTTTCACTTTTGGCTCGTAATTTTATTACCTCATCCATTAATTTCTTCCTTTCATAATGAAAAACTGTTGGATAACTGCTAATAAACTCGAAGTAAACCAGTATAATGAAACCCCTGACGGCATATTATATGTCATTACCAGAATTACAAGCGGTAATGTATAAAGCATTGTCTTCATTTGAGGATTACTGTCCTGTGTTCCTGTACTCATCATTTTTTGTTGGAAAAAAGTAACAACTGTATTTAGTAACGGAAATATATTAATAGCTGAAAACATACCTGTAAATGGCAGCTTTACCAAAGCATCAGGCTGTTTTAGGTTAAACCACAAAAAAGTGGCATCATTGGGTATTGAATTTGCGTCATTTAGTACACGAAATAATGTAATAAAAATACACATTTGTACAAATAAAGGCAAACACCCTGCCATAGGATTTACCTGATTTTTCTTATATATTTCCTGCATTTTTATCTGCATTTCCTGAGGATTATCT from Sebaldella termitidis ATCC 33386 includes the following:
- a CDS encoding YidC/Oxa1 family membrane protein insertase, translated to MRIGPLEGVFLTTLKKLSEFTGNYGIGIILLTVLIRVIILPLTIKQEKSMKKMRDIQPEVDKLREKYKDNPQEMQIKMQEIYKKNQVNPMAGCLPLFVQMCIFITLFRVLNDANSIPNDATFLWFNLKQPDALVKLPFTGMFSAINIFPLLNTVVTFFQQKMMSTGTQDSNPQMKTMLYTLPLVILVMTYNMPSGVSLYWFTSSLLAVIQQFFIMKGRN